The following proteins are encoded in a genomic region of Dyadobacter sp. UC 10:
- a CDS encoding alpha-amylase family protein, with product MSPVNKNKFVIYQIFTRLFGNQNTTNQFYGTIEENGCGKFDDINDTALKALTDFGITHVWYTGILEHATLTDYSQFGIRPDHPLIVKGIAGSPYAVKDYYDVDPDLAVDVSNRMQEFEALIARTHSHQLKAIIDFIPNHVARQYHSDARAAGVKDFGENDEVSVSFSPANNFYYIPNHDFIVPEGHKPPVPLDAPYHERPAKATGNDVFEAQPSQYDWYETIKLNYGVDYLNGRSAHFDPIPSTWLKMYDILKYWTEKGVDGFRCDMAEMVPVEFWSWVIPEIKKVNQDIIFIAEIYNPQQYHNYIYQGKFDYLYDKVGLYNSLRRLIEGHGTVEDITKIWQQESGDISENMLRFLENHDEQRIASRYFAGNPWLAYPAMVLSATLHTGPLMLYFGQELGVNPTVAEGFQGEDGRTTIFDYWGVTEFQQWVNGGRFNTDLLNEEQRKLRSFYESLNHFVRDNEAVFAGEFYDLQYVNVDGQSYNYDKKLVYSYLRHTKNQRLLFIYNFDRERTIETNVQIPQDAWSNVLKLENTTQYKLIPVFPAFASKLQPQASNITSSGVHVELPPASAFVYEIVKK from the coding sequence ATGTCCCCAGTTAACAAGAATAAGTTTGTTATTTATCAGATTTTCACCCGCCTTTTCGGCAACCAGAATACTACCAACCAATTTTACGGCACTATTGAAGAAAATGGCTGCGGCAAGTTCGATGACATTAACGATACCGCACTGAAAGCGCTTACCGACTTCGGTATCACACATGTATGGTACACGGGCATCCTGGAACATGCCACCCTTACCGATTATTCGCAATTTGGCATTCGTCCCGATCATCCGCTGATCGTCAAAGGAATAGCCGGCTCGCCGTATGCCGTGAAAGACTATTACGATGTAGATCCGGACCTGGCTGTTGATGTAAGCAATCGGATGCAGGAATTCGAGGCTTTGATCGCGCGTACGCATTCCCATCAGCTGAAAGCTATTATTGATTTTATTCCCAACCATGTGGCGAGACAATACCATTCCGACGCGCGGGCTGCCGGTGTGAAGGACTTTGGCGAAAATGATGAAGTTTCCGTGAGCTTCAGTCCGGCCAACAATTTTTACTACATTCCGAATCATGATTTTATTGTTCCGGAAGGCCACAAACCGCCGGTCCCGCTGGACGCCCCCTACCATGAAAGGCCAGCCAAGGCAACCGGAAATGATGTTTTTGAAGCGCAACCAAGCCAGTACGACTGGTATGAAACCATCAAGCTCAACTACGGTGTCGATTACCTGAACGGAAGATCCGCGCATTTTGATCCCATTCCTTCCACCTGGCTGAAAATGTATGATATTCTCAAATACTGGACGGAAAAGGGTGTGGACGGGTTCCGGTGCGACATGGCGGAAATGGTACCCGTTGAATTCTGGTCGTGGGTGATTCCGGAGATCAAAAAGGTGAATCAGGACATTATTTTTATCGCGGAAATCTATAATCCACAACAATATCACAATTATATCTATCAGGGCAAATTTGACTACCTGTATGATAAGGTTGGACTTTATAACTCGCTCCGACGACTGATCGAGGGGCACGGAACTGTGGAGGATATTACGAAAATCTGGCAGCAGGAATCGGGCGACATCAGCGAAAACATGCTGCGTTTTCTGGAAAACCATGATGAGCAGCGTATCGCGTCGCGTTATTTTGCAGGTAACCCGTGGCTTGCATATCCCGCAATGGTCCTCAGCGCTACACTTCATACGGGGCCGCTGATGCTTTATTTCGGTCAGGAACTGGGTGTTAATCCAACGGTTGCCGAAGGATTTCAGGGTGAAGACGGCAGGACTACTATTTTCGACTATTGGGGTGTCACCGAATTTCAGCAGTGGGTAAATGGCGGCCGCTTCAACACCGATCTACTGAACGAAGAGCAGCGAAAGCTCCGGTCTTTTTACGAAAGCCTGAATCATTTTGTACGGGATAATGAAGCTGTTTTTGCGGGAGAATTTTATGATTTGCAATATGTAAACGTTGACGGGCAGAGTTATAATTACGATAAAAAACTCGTTTACAGTTATCTCCGCCACACCAAAAACCAACGACTGCTCTTTATCTACAATTTCGACCGCGAAAGAACGATCGAAACGAATGTACAAATTCCCCAGGATGCGTGGAGTAACGTTTTAAAGCTGGAAAATACGACTCAATACAAGCTTATCCCTGTTTTTCCGGCCTTCGCTTCAAAACTTCAGCCGCAGGCCTCCAACATCACTTCAAGCGGCGTGCATGTAGAGCTGCCACCCGCATCGGCATTTGTATATGAGATCGTGAAAAAATAA
- the pgmB gene encoding beta-phosphoglucomutase: protein MPSIHACLFDLDGVIVDTARYHYIAWREVANALGFDLTPAQNELLKGISRMESLDIILAIGGVELTDEEKVKLATGKNIRYLELCSEMTPADTLPGVRHFIDELKEKGVRIALGSASKNARVILQSIDMLSYFDSIVDGNRVTKGKPDPEVFQLGAADLEIAPENCVVFEDAVAGVQSAKAAGMYAVGVGEKSVLAEADTVIPGFENYTFAGLNNSLS, encoded by the coding sequence ATGCCCTCTATTCATGCATGCCTTTTTGATCTCGATGGAGTGATCGTTGATACCGCGAGGTACCATTATATAGCCTGGCGCGAGGTCGCCAATGCACTCGGATTTGATCTCACACCAGCCCAGAACGAGTTATTAAAAGGGATCAGCCGCATGGAATCGCTCGATATTATCCTGGCGATCGGCGGAGTTGAACTGACTGACGAAGAAAAGGTTAAGCTGGCCACAGGGAAGAACATCCGCTACCTGGAGTTATGCAGTGAAATGACACCAGCTGACACCCTGCCCGGCGTGCGGCATTTTATAGATGAGCTCAAAGAAAAAGGCGTCAGGATCGCCCTGGGATCTGCCAGTAAAAATGCCCGGGTAATCCTTCAAAGTATTGATATGCTTTCCTATTTCGACTCGATCGTCGATGGAAACCGGGTTACAAAAGGAAAGCCGGATCCCGAAGTTTTCCAGCTTGGAGCCGCAGATCTGGAAATAGCTCCCGAAAACTGCGTGGTGTTTGAAGACGCTGTTGCGGGGGTTCAATCGGCAAAAGCCGCCGGCATGTATGCAGTAGGGGTAGGGGAAAAGTCTGTGCTCGCCGAGGCTGATACTGTCATTCCCGGATTTGAAAACTATACATTTGCAGGTCTTAACAATTCGCTCTCCTGA
- a CDS encoding glycoside hydrolase family 65 protein — translation MKNYITHDEWCIIEDGFHPAYNEITESLMSLGNGRMGQRGNFEERYTGKTLPGNYVAGVYFPDKTRVGWWKNGYPHYFAKVLNACNWIGIDVEIDGEMLDLHTCEVEEFRRVLDMQKGILERIATVRLSGNRRVRIHSKRFCSMADDEAGAISYSIVPLNFSGSFTVTPYLDGNIRNRDANYDESFWNEVAAENVHFGGCLVLETKENPYGVEQFRVASAMKFEVILNGKPVDSVQEIRKEKYVGAKVEAEVKENEILTVYKYGANLSSSNYAAETLLGAARAYVQRVFEKGFDTMYEEHLAAWAEKWAKNDITIEGNPAAQQGIRFNIFHLGQTYTGEDERLNIGPKGFTGEKYGGSTYWDTEAYCIPFYLATAEQKVARNLLVYRYKHLQKAIENAEKLGFTDGAALYPMVTMNGEECHNEWEITFEEIHRNGAIAYAIYDYTRYTGDESYLSEFGLEVLIGISRFWKQRVNWSAEQEKYVMLGVTGPNEYENNVSNNWYTNYIAAWTLRYTLEIIGKLWTEDSRKLNEIILKTNFKLNQEMADWKHIVANMYLPFDEKRQVYLQQQGFLDKEILTVEDIADQRPINQRWSWDRILRSCFIKQADVLQGLYFFEDEFDQDTIRRNFAFYEPMTVHESSLSPCVHSILAAGLGLKEKAYEMYVRTARLDLDDYNNDTEDGLHITSMAGTWMSIVKGFAGQRVKDGILVLNPYIPEQWKSYSFRLGFRGCWLKISVSAQGVHVENTSGADLTMIVKGRKFVLNAHASLLI, via the coding sequence ATGAAAAATTACATCACTCACGACGAATGGTGCATAATAGAAGATGGCTTCCATCCTGCATATAATGAAATAACAGAAAGCCTGATGAGCCTTGGGAACGGCCGGATGGGCCAGCGGGGCAATTTTGAGGAACGATATACAGGTAAAACGCTACCTGGAAACTATGTGGCAGGCGTGTACTTTCCGGACAAAACAAGGGTTGGCTGGTGGAAAAACGGCTACCCGCACTATTTCGCCAAAGTACTGAATGCCTGCAACTGGATCGGGATCGACGTTGAAATAGATGGCGAAATGCTCGATCTGCATACCTGCGAAGTGGAGGAATTCAGGCGCGTACTTGATATGCAAAAAGGAATACTCGAACGTATTGCGACGGTAAGATTGTCTGGAAACAGGCGAGTCAGGATCCATTCAAAGCGCTTTTGCAGTATGGCTGATGATGAAGCCGGGGCGATCAGTTACAGTATTGTGCCGCTCAATTTTTCTGGAAGTTTTACAGTAACACCTTATCTGGACGGCAATATCAGGAACCGGGATGCTAATTATGATGAATCGTTCTGGAATGAAGTAGCGGCTGAAAACGTGCACTTCGGGGGCTGTCTGGTGCTGGAAACGAAGGAAAATCCTTACGGGGTAGAGCAGTTTCGTGTCGCGTCGGCGATGAAATTTGAGGTGATCTTAAATGGAAAGCCCGTTGATTCTGTCCAGGAAATCAGGAAGGAAAAATATGTGGGGGCGAAGGTAGAGGCAGAAGTCAAAGAAAATGAAATCCTCACAGTTTACAAGTACGGAGCCAATTTATCCTCCTCGAATTATGCTGCTGAAACCCTCCTAGGGGCTGCCAGGGCATATGTCCAGCGTGTTTTTGAAAAGGGCTTTGATACAATGTATGAGGAGCATCTGGCAGCCTGGGCTGAAAAGTGGGCTAAAAATGATATTACTATTGAAGGAAATCCAGCCGCCCAGCAGGGTATTCGTTTCAATATTTTTCACCTGGGGCAGACTTACACTGGCGAAGACGAGCGGCTGAATATCGGACCAAAAGGATTTACCGGTGAAAAATACGGAGGCAGCACTTACTGGGACACAGAAGCCTATTGCATTCCGTTTTATCTGGCAACAGCTGAGCAGAAAGTTGCGCGCAATCTGCTCGTGTACAGGTATAAACATTTGCAAAAAGCGATCGAAAATGCGGAGAAGCTCGGTTTTACCGACGGAGCCGCATTATACCCGATGGTCACGATGAATGGCGAAGAGTGTCATAATGAATGGGAAATCACCTTTGAAGAAATACACAGGAACGGAGCAATTGCCTACGCGATTTATGATTACACCCGCTACACAGGCGATGAGAGCTATCTGAGTGAGTTCGGTCTCGAAGTATTGATCGGCATTTCCCGCTTCTGGAAGCAACGTGTCAACTGGTCGGCGGAGCAGGAGAAATATGTGATGTTGGGTGTTACCGGGCCAAATGAGTACGAAAATAATGTGAGCAACAACTGGTATACCAACTACATTGCCGCCTGGACGCTGCGCTACACGCTCGAAATCATCGGAAAGCTCTGGACAGAAGATTCCAGAAAGCTCAACGAGATCATTCTTAAAACCAATTTCAAGCTGAACCAGGAAATGGCGGACTGGAAACACATTGTCGCCAATATGTATCTGCCTTTTGATGAAAAAAGGCAGGTATACTTACAGCAACAGGGGTTTCTGGACAAGGAAATACTGACAGTAGAAGACATTGCAGACCAGCGGCCGATCAATCAGCGGTGGTCCTGGGACAGGATTTTGCGATCCTGTTTTATCAAGCAGGCGGACGTTCTGCAGGGCTTGTATTTCTTTGAAGACGAATTCGATCAGGATACGATCAGGCGTAACTTCGCATTTTATGAGCCGATGACCGTTCATGAATCTTCACTTTCTCCCTGCGTACATTCAATACTGGCGGCCGGACTTGGTTTAAAGGAAAAGGCTTATGAGATGTATGTCCGCACCGCGCGTCTGGATTTAGACGACTACAATAATGATACGGAGGATGGTCTGCATATTACATCGATGGCCGGAACCTGGATGAGCATCGTGAAAGGTTTCGCAGGTCAGCGTGTAAAAGACGGGATCCTTGTATTGAATCCTTATATACCGGAACAATGGAAGTCCTATTCTTTCCGTCTCGGTTTCCGGGGCTGCTGGCTTAAAATATCAGTTTCGGCTCAGGGTGTGCATGTTGAGAACACTTCCGGTGCCGATTTGACGATGATTGTAAAAGGGAGAAAATTTGTCCTGAATGCGCATGCTTCACTGTTGATTTAG
- a CDS encoding tetratricopeptide repeat protein: MVQKTYLLVLSSIWLMLTLLSLGEATAQEFGECQRLVKDLLPVFNRSFEENNPALLREKSYQRGIRELQAAYSLYHKHAFEPSDSVQQMNNEAVILALLGNYQKAFHIMEDLDLNDQEPHFRYNRGLFALLSGKYDAARNDFGQAAGGTHANLNTIVAFGKQKKYSEAADFAAGNSSKNSGGKWNYNLGMIHKYSGRTEDAIEEVTAAIRQKDEMAYRLQRGDMLMRTGNEKRAVKDFEKVARTHPKAQIRYANALLSLNQFGAAKAVFSTYLETDDRTFRGDAYLGMAHSHYGLKQISEAQRYYKLASTLKRETPALQSGIANTHLSKREYQTAFTLFDRVIKKDSTYLPAYLGRAVSYYGQQKYDLALKDFKKAEKALDEHNRFFADLFVTKAFSEYYLKKTSEAQDDFQKAIKLDATRYEALAGMSGIMIDQKRYSEAGTFLSKALQYEQGYDLMWSNYGNLLLHFDMYKKSYNVFKKAVSLNPSNVNAQNGWGVVLLENDQLDKSMALFDSLVREKPDLPFLHNNHGIVQAYIGNRHDQKHQVNEANARYDGAFEDFKKAMEAAPSRKFYNVNQGNVYRYLEKYDEAKLSYQTYQDKSALNNTAVMYAGQERIKDAKYYLGVALQIDSLHRVFQYNMTVLAKGKQKEMMRLVASADENSPFSDIGIKYSRDGFVTIYLYDYEYDVLTFPGRHYMPLPVAEYKEDYFIPEYDFKLIAYGKKKNEGEKKKRVKYRSQKVKLPGSRNRAGTRCPVLF, encoded by the coding sequence ATGGTACAGAAAACCTACTTACTTGTTTTGTCAAGTATATGGCTGATGCTGACCTTGTTAAGTCTTGGGGAGGCTACTGCTCAGGAGTTTGGTGAATGTCAGAGATTGGTCAAGGATTTGCTGCCGGTTTTTAACCGTTCGTTTGAAGAAAACAATCCTGCATTGTTAAGGGAAAAGTCATATCAACGCGGCATTCGTGAATTGCAGGCGGCTTATTCCCTATACCATAAACATGCTTTTGAGCCGTCTGATTCGGTTCAGCAGATGAATAACGAGGCAGTGATTCTGGCTCTGCTCGGGAACTATCAAAAGGCTTTTCATATCATGGAAGACCTAGATCTGAATGATCAGGAACCCCATTTCCGCTATAACAGAGGGCTTTTTGCTTTGCTTTCCGGAAAGTATGACGCCGCACGCAATGATTTCGGTCAGGCCGCGGGCGGTACCCATGCGAACCTGAATACTATCGTAGCTTTCGGAAAGCAAAAGAAATACAGTGAAGCAGCGGATTTCGCAGCCGGAAACTCTTCGAAAAACAGCGGAGGGAAGTGGAATTATAATCTGGGAATGATCCACAAATACAGCGGACGGACGGAGGATGCAATTGAAGAAGTAACTGCGGCGATCAGGCAAAAAGATGAAATGGCTTACCGGCTGCAGCGGGGAGATATGCTCATGCGGACAGGGAATGAAAAGCGGGCTGTGAAGGATTTCGAAAAAGTGGCGCGTACGCACCCGAAAGCGCAGATCAGATATGCGAATGCATTGCTTTCGCTCAACCAGTTTGGTGCTGCCAAAGCTGTTTTTTCTACCTATCTCGAAACGGACGACCGCACCTTCAGAGGCGATGCTTATCTTGGCATGGCGCATTCCCATTATGGCTTAAAACAGATCAGTGAGGCGCAGCGATACTATAAGCTGGCTTCCACACTGAAAAGGGAAACACCCGCCCTGCAATCAGGTATCGCCAATACTCACCTCTCCAAGCGTGAATACCAGACAGCTTTCACACTTTTCGACAGGGTCATCAAGAAGGATTCGACGTATTTGCCTGCCTATCTCGGCCGTGCCGTTTCATATTATGGGCAGCAGAAATACGACCTGGCTTTAAAGGATTTTAAGAAGGCGGAAAAGGCGCTGGACGAGCATAACCGGTTCTTTGCCGACCTTTTTGTGACAAAAGCATTTTCGGAATATTACCTTAAAAAGACCAGCGAAGCGCAGGACGATTTTCAAAAGGCAATCAAACTAGACGCGACGAGATATGAGGCGCTGGCAGGTATGAGCGGAATCATGATCGATCAGAAACGGTATTCCGAAGCAGGTACTTTCCTGTCAAAAGCGCTTCAATACGAACAGGGTTACGATTTGATGTGGAGCAACTACGGGAACTTATTGCTGCACTTCGATATGTATAAAAAAAGCTATAACGTATTCAAAAAGGCGGTTTCACTGAACCCTTCCAATGTCAACGCGCAAAATGGCTGGGGAGTCGTCTTGCTCGAAAACGATCAGCTCGATAAGTCGATGGCACTTTTCGATAGCCTCGTACGGGAAAAGCCAGACCTGCCTTTTTTACATAACAACCACGGTATCGTTCAGGCTTACATAGGTAACCGGCATGATCAAAAACACCAGGTTAATGAGGCCAATGCACGTTATGACGGAGCGTTTGAGGATTTTAAAAAAGCCATGGAAGCAGCGCCTTCTCGGAAGTTTTACAATGTAAACCAGGGGAATGTATACCGGTATCTCGAGAAATATGATGAAGCTAAACTGAGCTATCAGACTTATCAGGACAAAAGTGCGCTGAATAATACTGCGGTTATGTATGCAGGCCAGGAGCGGATCAAAGACGCCAAATATTATCTCGGCGTAGCACTGCAAATTGACTCCCTGCACCGGGTATTTCAATATAACATGACCGTACTCGCGAAGGGCAAGCAGAAGGAAATGATGCGGCTTGTCGCTTCCGCAGATGAAAACAGTCCTTTTTCAGACATCGGCATCAAGTATAGCAGGGACGGGTTCGTAACAATCTATTTGTATGATTATGAGTATGACGTGCTCACTTTCCCCGGCAGGCATTACATGCCTTTGCCGGTTGCGGAATACAAAGAAGATTACTTCATTCCGGAATATGATTTCAAACTGATTGCTTACGGGAAGAAGAAAAACGAAGGTGAGAAGAAAAAGCGGGTGAAATACCGCAGTCAGAAAGTAAAGCTGCCTGGTTCCAGGAATAGGGCAGGCACCCGTTGTCCTGTGCTATTTTGA
- a CDS encoding response regulator: MKIVIIEDERDLGALMRNFLVRQLNIREPETAIKVAASLNEGMACIAQMKPDWIFIDNNLPDGKGIGEIQKIRSIHSDKKVFVVTMSAMTNLRDEAFRNGADYFLDKPISFVEIKNILAQHRGEMRP, translated from the coding sequence ATGAAGATTGTAATTATTGAAGATGAAAGGGATTTGGGAGCATTGATGCGCAATTTTCTAGTGAGACAACTTAATATCAGGGAACCCGAAACGGCTATTAAAGTAGCAGCGTCCTTAAACGAAGGAATGGCCTGTATTGCCCAGATGAAACCGGATTGGATATTCATCGACAATAACTTACCCGACGGAAAAGGCATTGGCGAGATTCAAAAAATCAGGAGTATACATTCGGACAAGAAAGTATTTGTGGTTACTATGAGTGCGATGACCAACCTGCGGGACGAAGCTTTCCGGAATGGTGCAGATTATTTTCTGGATAAACCGATCAGTTTCGTAGAGATCAAAAATATCCTGGCCCAGCACAGGGGTGAAATGCGGCCCTGA
- a CDS encoding YtxH domain-containing protein → MIDHVKAKVMSGNKVILGIVSAAVVGAIIGLLVAPEDGAKMRKKIKRKTNSLAGDLIDALEKSKQSAKDAADNLKEEGSALKDEAVNKAAEYTDTAKREFNDFN, encoded by the coding sequence ATGATTGATCACGTTAAAGCCAAAGTTATGTCAGGTAATAAAGTTATTTTAGGTATCGTGTCAGCTGCTGTCGTGGGAGCAATTATCGGATTACTTGTTGCACCGGAGGATGGAGCAAAAATGCGGAAGAAGATTAAAAGGAAAACGAACAGTCTCGCCGGAGACTTGATCGACGCTCTTGAAAAGAGCAAGCAAAGTGCTAAAGATGCTGCTGACAATCTAAAAGAGGAAGGCTCGGCGCTCAAAGACGAGGCTGTAAATAAGGCCGCAGAGTACACCGATACTGCAAAGCGGGAATTCAACGATTTTAACTAA